The genomic region TACCCTGGGACCTTGGCGTGCCGCCGAAAGGTGGCTTGCCGAACTTAAAAAACAAAATATTTTTAATGACATTACCAAAATTACGGTTCATATGTACGGTTCCCTGTCTCTCACCGGAAAAGGGCACGCTACAGACTATGCGGTGATGTTAGGATTATCGGGAGCAGATCCGGAATACATTCCCGTGACCGAAATTCATCCGTTGGTTCAAAAAATAAAGGAAACGCATATGCTGTGCCTGGGAAATGAAAAAGAAATATCCTTTGATCCCGAAACAGATATGGTTTACAATAAAAAATTTCTTCCCTTTCATGCCAACGGTTTAAAGTTTGAGGCACTATTATCAAACGGCAAGAAGAAATCGGAAACCTATTATTCCATCGGTGGTGGTTTTGTTGTGGTTGAAGAGAGAAAGCGGGCCAAGCATAAGGCGGCGGCATTTAAAACCTTCCCGTTTCCTGTTCAGAAAGGGACGGAGCTTTTACAATTCTGCGCCCAAGAAAACAAAAGCATCTCCGAATTGGTTCTTGAAAACGAACGTTCGCTCAGAACCGATGCCCAGATAGATGCCGAAATACAAAGGATTTGGAGCACTATGCTAGAATGCATGTACACAGGTTGCCATACCGAGGGGAAGCTGCCCGGTGGACTTAATGTGAAACGAAGGGCTTTTGAAATGCATCAAAACTTAATGGGCTCTGTACCTTACACCACTCCAGAAGAATGGTTGCTATCCATACGCCAGACCGAAGTGAAATTCCGGCAAATCCTTAAATGGGTAAGTTGTTTCGCCTTGAGCGTAAATGAAGTAAATGCGTCTTTAGGTCGTGTGGTAACCGCTCCCACGAATGGCAGCGCAGGTGTTATCCCTGCAGTATTAATGTATTACATGGTCATTGAAAATCACGCTGGAAATTTTGAACACGTTAAGCAGTTTCTTTTGGTAGCGGGCGAAATAGGCAGCATCTTTAAAAAAGGGGCCACAATATCTGCCGCTATGGGCGGTTGCCAAGCAGAAATTGGCGTATCGTCGGCAATGGCTGCCGGGGCATTAACAGAGTTATTGGGAGGTACTCCCGAACAAGTGCTCATGGCCGCGGAGATTGCCATGGAACATCATTTGGGATTAACATGTGACCCTATCGGCGGGTTGGTACAAATACCTTGTATCGAGCGAAACTCAATGGGAGCCATAAAAGCCATAAACGCGGCAGAATTGGCATTGGACTCAGATCCAGCCGAAGCTAAAGTGCCTTTGGACAAAGTGGTACAGACCATGTGGGAAACCGCCAAGGATATGAATTCCAAATACAAGGAAACTTCAGAAGGTGGTTTGGCCGTAGGCGTGTTCTTGAGTGATTGTTGATAGCAATGGCCTAATTCTACTGGCAACCCTCTTTTCTTCTCGTATCTATCAAATAGATAATCTTCCATTTACCATTTCGTCTGATAAGCTGAAAAGAGTTCACCCCGCAGTGGTGCAACTGCCCATTGAGCCAAAACTCGTAGGGCGCCCAAACATTGGCCATATCGCCATCAATCTGTATCGAAAAGGATTTTATGTTCTCTTTGAATTTTATTGAGTCCGGTATATTTGCTATTGATGCTATAAATTTTGAAAAATCTTCGGTTTTTACCTCGGT from Costertonia aggregata harbors:
- a CDS encoding L-serine ammonia-lyase, whose product is MECISIFDMLKIGVGPSSSHTLGPWRAAERWLAELKKQNIFNDITKITVHMYGSLSLTGKGHATDYAVMLGLSGADPEYIPVTEIHPLVQKIKETHMLCLGNEKEISFDPETDMVYNKKFLPFHANGLKFEALLSNGKKKSETYYSIGGGFVVVEERKRAKHKAAAFKTFPFPVQKGTELLQFCAQENKSISELVLENERSLRTDAQIDAEIQRIWSTMLECMYTGCHTEGKLPGGLNVKRRAFEMHQNLMGSVPYTTPEEWLLSIRQTEVKFRQILKWVSCFALSVNEVNASLGRVVTAPTNGSAGVIPAVLMYYMVIENHAGNFEHVKQFLLVAGEIGSIFKKGATISAAMGGCQAEIGVSSAMAAGALTELLGGTPEQVLMAAEIAMEHHLGLTCDPIGGLVQIPCIERNSMGAIKAINAAELALDSDPAEAKVPLDKVVQTMWETAKDMNSKYKETSEGGLAVGVFLSDC
- a CDS encoding nuclear transport factor 2 family protein, whose protein sequence is MKLYITCTLFFVLGGISAQTSEEKLIQETIETFFDGFHGQDSITIKKTVHNEMILQTLGKDHNGETEVKTEDFSKFIASIANIPDSIKFKENIKSFSIQIDGDMANVWAPYEFWLNGQLHHCGVNSFQLIRRNGKWKIIYLIDTRRKEGCQ